A genome region from Cohaesibacter gelatinilyticus includes the following:
- a CDS encoding ABC transporter substrate-binding protein has protein sequence MTRITALAAMLATSVLVNPAAAETELTMYYPIAVGGKLTQVVDGIVADFQKQNPDIKVNAIYAGNYDDTRIKALSALNSGQPAQLAVMFSIDAYDLIEQDLIVPFEDVIEGEAEGNWLNSFYPALMANGKIEGKTWGVPFQRSTIVAYYNKDKFREAGLDPEKAPTSWDELIEMGKKLTKDGTSGLMIPSTGYPYWMFQALAIQNGKEVMSNDGTTTYFNDDSVVDTLKFWKSLSSEHGIMPEGTVEWGTLRQAFLEGKTAMMWHSTGNLTAVKNNAKFDFGVAKLPGKVRLGSPTGGGNFYLFKKSTDEEKQAALELIKFMTSPEQAAKWSIATGYMGVSPAAYETKELKEYTASFPPALVARDQLEHAVAEFSTFETARVRDGLNKAIQSALTGEKEPKAALDEAQKAAEKALKAYK, from the coding sequence ATGACCCGTATCACTGCACTAGCAGCTATGCTCGCGACAAGTGTTCTTGTCAACCCGGCTGCGGCCGAAACCGAACTGACCATGTATTACCCGATTGCCGTTGGTGGCAAACTGACCCAAGTGGTCGACGGGATTGTTGCCGACTTCCAGAAGCAGAACCCCGATATCAAGGTCAATGCCATTTATGCCGGCAACTATGATGACACCCGCATCAAAGCTTTGTCTGCTCTGAATTCCGGTCAGCCAGCCCAATTGGCCGTGATGTTCTCCATTGATGCCTATGATCTAATCGAACAGGATCTGATCGTTCCATTTGAAGACGTGATTGAAGGCGAAGCAGAAGGCAACTGGTTGAATAGCTTCTACCCGGCGCTGATGGCCAACGGCAAGATCGAAGGTAAAACCTGGGGCGTACCATTCCAGCGTTCCACCATTGTTGCTTATTACAACAAGGATAAATTCCGCGAAGCTGGCTTGGATCCTGAAAAAGCGCCGACCAGCTGGGACGAGCTCATCGAAATGGGCAAGAAGCTGACCAAGGATGGCACTTCTGGTCTAATGATCCCATCCACCGGCTATCCTTACTGGATGTTCCAGGCCCTTGCCATTCAGAACGGCAAGGAAGTGATGTCCAACGATGGCACCACCACTTACTTCAACGATGACAGCGTTGTCGATACCCTGAAGTTCTGGAAATCCCTGTCTTCCGAGCATGGCATCATGCCAGAAGGCACCGTCGAATGGGGCACCCTGCGTCAGGCTTTCCTCGAAGGCAAGACTGCCATGATGTGGCACTCCACCGGCAACCTGACAGCGGTTAAAAACAATGCCAAGTTCGATTTCGGTGTTGCCAAACTGCCAGGCAAGGTTCGTCTCGGCTCACCAACCGGTGGCGGCAACTTCTATCTCTTCAAAAAATCCACGGATGAAGAGAAGCAGGCTGCGCTGGAGCTGATCAAATTCATGACATCTCCCGAGCAGGCTGCCAAATGGTCCATCGCAACCGGCTATATGGGTGTTTCCCCTGCCGCTTATGAGACCAAAGAGCTGAAGGAATATACAGCCTCCTTCCCTCCTGCACTGGTAGCGCGTGACCAGCTGGAGCATGCAGTTGCAGAATTCTCCACTTTTGAGACCGCTCGTGTGCGTGACGGTTTGAACAAGGCCATCCAGTCTGCCCTGACCGGCGAAAAAGAACCAAAGGCTGCACTGGATGAAGCACAGAAAGCGGCTGAAAAGGCACTGAAGGCTTACAAGTAA
- a CDS encoding ABC transporter ATP-binding protein — protein sequence MMSAFLSLQSITRQWDGEGGVVNVSLDVEKGAFLSILGPSGCGKSTLLRLIAGLEHPQTGSIIMDGQDVTEQNASERHLSMVFQSYALFPHLNVTENIQFGLKVRKVSKTERAERVAEAVEMTGLKGLELRKPAELSGGQRQRVALARASVSGHPLCLMDEPLSNLDAKLRHSVRRDIKALQRRLGLTVVYVTHDQSEAMSLSDQVALMNGGHLEQIGTPAELYNKPASLFAAEFIGEPPMAHLAGELLGLNDQIRVGIRPEFISMEADARSADVSAQVTDIEFLGSGTRYNLDLPSTKGLTVTAPGEATIAMGEQVHISLPENKRLLFDAASGKIKKEPTQNYETDSRQTTVS from the coding sequence ATGATGTCAGCATTTCTGTCGCTTCAATCCATCACTCGTCAATGGGACGGTGAAGGTGGTGTCGTCAATGTTTCCCTGGATGTCGAAAAAGGCGCTTTCCTGTCAATTCTTGGCCCCTCTGGCTGTGGTAAGTCCACACTCCTGCGTTTGATTGCAGGCCTCGAACACCCGCAAACCGGCTCCATCATCATGGACGGTCAGGATGTGACCGAGCAAAATGCCTCCGAGCGTCATCTTTCCATGGTGTTTCAGTCCTATGCGCTCTTTCCGCATCTCAATGTTACCGAGAATATCCAGTTCGGCCTGAAAGTCCGCAAAGTCTCCAAGACGGAACGAGCCGAACGGGTCGCAGAAGCGGTAGAAATGACTGGTCTCAAAGGGTTGGAGTTGCGCAAACCAGCTGAGCTATCCGGCGGACAGCGCCAGCGCGTTGCACTCGCTCGTGCTTCGGTCTCCGGTCATCCGCTGTGTCTGATGGATGAACCGCTCTCCAACCTTGATGCAAAACTGCGCCATTCCGTGCGCCGGGATATCAAGGCCCTGCAACGTCGTCTTGGCCTTACTGTTGTTTATGTGACCCATGATCAGAGTGAAGCCATGAGCCTGTCAGATCAGGTAGCACTTATGAATGGCGGCCATCTGGAACAAATCGGCACACCGGCCGAACTTTACAACAAACCTGCCAGCCTTTTCGCCGCCGAGTTTATTGGTGAGCCACCAATGGCGCATCTGGCTGGTGAACTACTGGGTTTGAATGATCAGATCCGCGTCGGCATTCGCCCTGAGTTCATCTCGATGGAGGCGGACGCCAGATCAGCAGATGTCAGCGCACAAGTCACCGATATTGAATTTTTGGGAAGCGGCACCCGCTATAATCTGGACCTGCCTTCTACCAAGGGGCTAACTGTGACCGCCCCAGGCGAAGCAACCATTGCCATGGGTGAGCAGGTTCATATTTCCCTACCCGAGAATAAAAGGCTCCTTTTCGACGCCGCGAGCGGCAAAATCAAAAAGGAGCCCACGCAGAATTACGAGACCGACAGTCGCCAAACCACCGTCTCGTGA
- a CDS encoding DeoR/GlpR family DNA-binding transcription regulator encodes MDRRSLILEKAQRTGRVMVDDLAQEFGVSTHTIRRDINVLCEQAKLRRLHGGAEFIDGSANLPYAMRAILNANAKTAIATKVASLIPDEATVFISIGTTPAMVAAELADKNGLTVITNNLNAAMAVAQNTTHRIILPGGELRLPDRDMINLAAIRLFEGYRADFGIYGVGGIDPDGSLLDFHEEEVQIRQQIHGNAHQSILVADKTKFGRRAAAVGGHLNEADFMVIDDRPEGDFSNQLDDYSGQLIVAREEA; translated from the coding sequence ATGGATCGCAGATCGCTAATTCTGGAAAAAGCGCAAAGAACGGGTCGCGTCATGGTAGACGACCTGGCGCAGGAATTTGGCGTATCGACACATACCATTCGCCGCGACATCAATGTCCTTTGCGAGCAGGCCAAGTTACGCCGTTTGCATGGGGGAGCAGAGTTTATCGATGGTAGTGCCAATTTGCCTTATGCCATGCGAGCCATTCTCAATGCCAATGCCAAAACGGCAATTGCCACCAAAGTTGCCAGCCTGATTCCAGACGAGGCAACGGTCTTCATATCCATCGGCACGACTCCGGCAATGGTGGCAGCCGAACTTGCAGACAAGAACGGCCTGACGGTAATCACCAACAATCTCAATGCCGCGATGGCTGTGGCCCAAAATACCACCCATCGCATCATCCTGCCCGGCGGTGAGCTGCGTCTGCCAGACCGGGATATGATCAATCTGGCTGCTATTCGCCTGTTTGAAGGCTATCGCGCCGATTTTGGTATTTATGGCGTGGGCGGCATCGATCCCGATGGCAGTCTGCTGGATTTTCACGAAGAAGAAGTGCAGATCCGTCAGCAGATCCATGGCAATGCCCATCAATCCATTCTGGTTGCGGATAAAACAAAATTTGGTCGGCGGGCAGCAGCCGTCGGCGGCCACCTGAACGAGGCGGATTTTATGGTCATAGATGACAGACCCGAAGGCGATTTCTCGAACCAATTGGACGACTATTCCGGTCAGTTGATCGTAGCAAGGGAGGAAGCATGA
- a CDS encoding fumarylacetoacetate hydrolase family protein has translation MTLNLSHDGLWLGRIQRAGIGPSVVTLRKGQLVDITCREAPTVRDILEREDTASYVINASGTQLGPVVALPDGLSWLAPCDFQAIKACGVTFAGSMVERVIEEQAAGDPDKADSIRKRVGAKIGDSLSNITPGSAEAEQVKQALISEGLWSQYLEVGIGPDAEVFSKAQVLSSVGFGGDVGLHPISTWNNPEPEVVLAVTSKGKIKGATLGNDVNLRDVEGRSALLLSKAKDNNASCSIGPMIRLFDDSFSLEDVRKAELDLRVEGEDGFVLEGHSSMSQISRDPADLVRQTIGRHHQYPDGLMLFLGTLFAPTKDRDTPGQGFTHKIGDVVTISCPELGSLTNRVQLSTICDPWIFGATALMRNLAARDLL, from the coding sequence ATGACTCTCAATCTTTCCCACGATGGCCTCTGGCTTGGTCGTATCCAACGCGCTGGTATTGGCCCATCTGTCGTAACTCTTCGCAAGGGGCAATTAGTGGACATCACATGCCGAGAAGCGCCGACGGTGCGGGATATATTGGAGCGAGAGGATACCGCTTCTTATGTAATAAATGCATCTGGCACACAACTTGGTCCGGTTGTTGCCTTGCCTGACGGATTAAGCTGGCTGGCTCCTTGCGATTTTCAAGCCATCAAGGCCTGCGGCGTAACCTTTGCCGGTTCCATGGTCGAGCGGGTCATTGAAGAGCAAGCAGCAGGTGATCCGGATAAGGCAGATAGCATTCGCAAGCGCGTAGGTGCCAAAATTGGCGACAGTCTTTCCAATATCACTCCAGGATCAGCAGAAGCCGAACAGGTAAAACAAGCGCTGATATCAGAAGGCCTTTGGTCACAATATCTGGAAGTCGGCATAGGGCCGGATGCAGAGGTCTTTTCCAAGGCACAAGTTCTTTCTTCCGTCGGCTTTGGCGGCGATGTCGGCCTGCATCCAATCTCTACATGGAACAACCCGGAGCCAGAAGTGGTGCTTGCGGTCACTTCCAAAGGCAAAATCAAGGGCGCTACCTTGGGCAATGATGTCAATTTGCGTGATGTGGAAGGACGATCGGCACTACTTCTCTCCAAAGCCAAGGATAATAATGCCTCTTGCTCCATTGGTCCGATGATCCGTTTATTCGATGACAGTTTCTCGCTGGAAGACGTGAGAAAAGCTGAACTGGATCTACGCGTCGAGGGAGAAGACGGCTTTGTGCTGGAAGGGCATAGCTCCATGAGCCAGATCAGTCGCGATCCGGCAGATCTGGTGCGTCAAACCATTGGACGGCATCATCAATATCCAGATGGTCTGATGTTGTTCCTCGGCACTCTCTTTGCGCCGACCAAGGATCGTGACACACCGGGTCAGGGCTTCACTCACAAGATTGGCGACGTCGTCACCATTTCCTGCCCAGAGCTTGGATCACTGACCAATCGAGTTCAGCTATCAACAATATGCGACCCATGGATCTTTGGCGCAACCGCCCTGATGCGCAATCTGGCCGCTCGAGATCTCCTCTAA
- a CDS encoding amidohydrolase family protein, with protein MSKPMRLDAHQHFWSLARDDYGWLTPDLVPIYRDFLPDDLSPILKNAGIEATILVQAAPTLAETEYMLSLAENHTFIKGVVGWVDFEDETAPEQISKLASHPKLVGLRPMIQDIEQADWMLEPKLASSFTALIQNGLTFDALTLPKHLVYLRQLLDLYPGMRVVIDHGSKPDIASGSIKKWAQQMNEIANGSKAYCKLSGLVTEASADWTIEDLRPYVEHLLSSFGPSRLIWGSDWPVCTLTSSYERWLETTDALLIECSDEERNQILGGNAFKAYSL; from the coding sequence ATGAGCAAACCAATGCGCCTGGATGCTCATCAGCATTTCTGGTCACTGGCACGAGACGATTATGGCTGGCTCACACCTGACCTTGTCCCAATCTATCGTGATTTTCTGCCAGATGATCTCTCCCCCATCCTGAAAAACGCTGGCATTGAGGCGACCATCCTTGTACAAGCCGCACCAACTTTGGCCGAAACCGAATATATGCTTTCGCTTGCCGAGAATCATACCTTCATCAAGGGCGTTGTCGGCTGGGTAGATTTTGAAGATGAGACAGCGCCAGAACAAATTTCCAAGCTTGCAAGTCATCCCAAACTGGTAGGCCTTCGCCCCATGATTCAGGACATTGAGCAGGCTGACTGGATGCTTGAACCAAAGCTGGCATCATCTTTCACAGCTTTGATCCAGAACGGTCTTACCTTCGATGCACTCACCTTACCCAAACATCTTGTATATCTACGGCAATTGCTGGACCTTTATCCCGGAATGCGCGTGGTGATTGATCATGGTTCCAAGCCTGACATTGCCAGTGGTTCAATCAAAAAGTGGGCACAGCAAATGAATGAAATTGCCAATGGATCCAAGGCCTATTGCAAGCTCTCCGGTCTTGTCACCGAAGCCTCTGCAGATTGGACCATTGAGGATCTACGCCCCTATGTGGAGCATTTACTCTCCTCCTTCGGCCCCTCTCGGTTGATTTGGGGGAGTGATTGGCCCGTCTGCACATTGACCAGTTCCTATGAACGCTGGCTGGAAACCACTGATGCCCTGCTCATCGAGTGTTCCGATGAAGAGCGCAATCAAATCCTTGGCGGCAATGCCTTCAAAGCCTATTCCCTGTAG
- a CDS encoding RbsD/FucU family protein, whose translation MLRDIDPILSPDLLHILRAMGHGDELVIADANFPATSTGQRITRLDGLEATQVLQAVLSVMPLDNFVSDPALTMQMVEDPSATPPIVLMFQDIINDVADHPAQIQSLERFAFYQRAKSAFAVVQTGEQRLYGNIIVKKGVVAP comes from the coding sequence ATGTTACGTGATATAGATCCGATCCTTTCACCCGATCTCCTTCATATCCTACGCGCCATGGGCCATGGAGATGAGCTGGTGATTGCTGACGCTAATTTTCCCGCTACTTCCACCGGCCAACGTATCACCCGGTTGGATGGGCTGGAGGCAACTCAAGTACTTCAAGCAGTCTTGAGCGTTATGCCGCTGGATAATTTTGTCTCTGATCCAGCTCTAACCATGCAAATGGTGGAAGATCCGAGTGCAACACCACCAATTGTTCTAATGTTTCAAGACATCATCAACGATGTCGCCGATCACCCGGCGCAAATACAAAGCCTTGAGCGCTTTGCTTTTTATCAGCGTGCCAAGTCCGCCTTTGCCGTCGTGCAAACAGGTGAGCAGCGTCTGTATGGCAATATCATTGTCAAAAAGGGAGTGGTCGCTCCATGA
- a CDS encoding aldo/keto reductase: MDISTTNLLNHRTKRPVPLTRMGFGGAPLGNLYRKVSDEDAQASLQAAFDAGIRYFDTAPQYGLGRSEMRFGKALKRFGRDNVQLSTKIGRLLVDCEPHEVTPEAFVDVPQKRIVFDYSYDGVMRSYEASKERLEVSNADILLIHDVCVFSQGSQEMSDKRVRELFDQGGYRALTELRNSGEIAAIGAGVNEWQVCEKLLGLGDFDGFLLAGRYTLLEQEALNSFLPLCEKRDVGIILGGPYNSGILATGAIEGAKYNYAQAPDDVLERVNKIEAVCKAHDTRLIAAALQFVLGHPAVKTVVPGAVSSAEVKANVELMQTPIPQGLWSDLRIEGLIRSDAPLPGEKKVSEVS; this comes from the coding sequence ATGGACATATCGACAACCAACTTGCTCAATCATCGCACCAAACGTCCCGTTCCGCTCACTCGAATGGGTTTTGGTGGCGCGCCTTTGGGAAATCTCTATCGCAAAGTGAGCGACGAAGATGCGCAAGCCTCTCTGCAAGCTGCTTTTGATGCGGGTATCCGCTATTTCGATACCGCCCCGCAATATGGTCTTGGCCGGTCCGAGATGCGATTTGGCAAGGCCTTGAAACGATTTGGGCGCGATAATGTGCAACTTTCCACCAAGATTGGTCGGCTGCTTGTCGATTGCGAGCCTCATGAAGTCACCCCTGAAGCCTTTGTTGATGTTCCACAAAAACGCATCGTGTTCGATTATAGTTATGATGGGGTCATGCGATCCTATGAGGCTAGCAAGGAACGCCTAGAGGTCAGCAATGCTGATATTCTCTTGATCCATGATGTCTGTGTCTTTTCGCAGGGCTCTCAAGAGATGAGCGATAAACGTGTTCGGGAGTTGTTTGATCAAGGTGGCTATCGTGCACTCACGGAGCTTCGCAATTCCGGCGAGATTGCCGCTATTGGTGCAGGCGTCAACGAATGGCAGGTTTGCGAGAAACTGCTTGGCCTTGGCGATTTTGACGGCTTCCTGCTGGCCGGGCGTTACACATTGCTGGAACAGGAAGCGCTCAATTCTTTCCTGCCTCTGTGCGAGAAGCGCGATGTCGGCATCATTCTTGGCGGACCCTACAATTCCGGTATTCTGGCAACTGGTGCGATTGAAGGCGCCAAATATAATTATGCACAAGCACCAGATGATGTTCTGGAGCGTGTGAACAAAATCGAGGCGGTCTGCAAAGCCCATGACACTCGCCTGATCGCAGCTGCCCTGCAATTCGTGCTCGGTCATCCCGCTGTCAAAACCGTGGTCCCAGGCGCTGTCAGTTCAGCCGAAGTGAAAGCCAATGTAGAGCTGATGCAAACCCCTATCCCGCAAGGCCTTTGGTCAGATCTCCGCATCGAAGGTTTGATCCGCTCTGATGCTCCTCTTCCCGGAGAGAAAAAAGTGAGTGAGGTATCTTAG
- a CDS encoding GntR family transcriptional regulator, with translation MNQTEKEIDFTLRDISDLPGSLASRVYESIKEAILKFDLPPGAVLRKAMICEQLGVSRSPASEALARLASEGLVDIVPQSGTRVSRFSMEEIEEGAFLREALELAAVAKVAHDCTEQQLSQLTRNLRLQKMLLEDKDYTGFYQEDDEMHRLIMSFTGYSRVVSVASVAWLQVDRARQLLLPTPGNVRRSYEEHATIVDAIRNHDPEAARTAMKKHLSQLVERLKPLEAERPDYFKQ, from the coding sequence ATGAATCAAACCGAGAAAGAAATCGACTTCACACTGCGCGATATCAGTGATTTACCGGGCTCATTGGCCAGCCGGGTCTATGAATCTATCAAGGAAGCAATCTTGAAATTCGACCTTCCACCCGGTGCCGTTCTGCGAAAAGCGATGATTTGCGAGCAGCTTGGCGTCTCCCGTTCTCCGGCCTCCGAGGCATTGGCGAGACTGGCATCCGAAGGACTTGTGGATATCGTGCCCCAATCCGGCACACGGGTCTCACGCTTTTCGATGGAAGAAATCGAGGAAGGAGCTTTCTTGCGGGAAGCCTTGGAGCTGGCGGCTGTGGCCAAGGTAGCGCACGACTGCACGGAGCAGCAACTCAGCCAGCTAACCCGCAATCTACGCCTGCAAAAGATGCTGCTGGAAGACAAGGATTATACAGGCTTCTATCAGGAAGATGACGAGATGCATCGACTGATCATGAGTTTTACCGGTTATAGCCGCGTGGTATCCGTTGCCAGTGTCGCATGGCTGCAGGTGGATCGCGCCCGTCAGCTCTTGCTACCAACACCAGGGAATGTCCGTCGCTCCTATGAAGAGCATGCCACCATTGTTGATGCCATTCGCAACCACGATCCCGAGGCAGCACGCACAGCCATGAAAAAACATCTCAGCCAATTGGTCGAACGTCTCAAGCCTTTGGAAGCAGAACGCCCTGACTATTTCAAACAATAG
- a CDS encoding UxaA family hydrolase: MTDQRSKTLRLQESDNVVIALEDMKAGEQPEGLPCGLKQDVARGHKIAACSIAKGDAVRRYGQIIGVAKADISIGEHVHSHNLGMGNHVQDYGFASEYEPLPAIHSDRTFMGYHREDGRVGTRNYIGILTSVNCSGSVARFITEAAEKSGLLDGFDNVDGFVPIAHGTGCGMAASGEGYETLFRTLSGYAQHPNFAAILLVGLGCEVMQISNLVGGRQIRADGNVRFMTIQQAGGTRATIEAGLAELNELAAIANKCERKPASVSHLTIGMQCGGSDGYSGITANPALGIASDLLVRHGGTTILSETSEVYGAEHLLTRRAASVEVGEKLIDRIHWWEDYCARNGGEMDNNPSPGNKRGGLTTILEKSLGAVAKAGSAPLTEFYKFAEPIDTNGLVFMDSPGFDPCSVTGQVASGANLIVFTTGRGSVSGYKPTPCIKLATNSEMYVRLSEDMDINCGDIVSDGVSLEAKGEEIFETFIRVASGEQTKSEELGFGGAEFVPWQIGAVM, from the coding sequence ATGACGGACCAAAGATCAAAGACCCTCCGCCTGCAGGAAAGTGACAACGTCGTGATTGCGCTTGAAGACATGAAAGCCGGGGAACAACCAGAAGGTTTGCCTTGCGGTCTGAAGCAGGACGTTGCTCGTGGTCACAAGATTGCAGCTTGCTCTATTGCGAAGGGTGATGCGGTTCGTCGGTATGGTCAGATTATTGGTGTTGCCAAAGCAGATATTTCGATTGGTGAGCATGTTCATAGTCATAATCTTGGTATGGGCAACCATGTGCAGGATTATGGCTTCGCCAGCGAGTATGAGCCCCTTCCGGCCATTCATTCCGACCGTACATTCATGGGCTATCATCGTGAGGATGGCCGCGTCGGTACGCGCAACTATATCGGTATCCTGACATCGGTGAACTGCTCTGGTTCTGTCGCCCGGTTCATAACAGAGGCTGCCGAGAAATCCGGTTTGCTAGATGGCTTTGACAATGTTGATGGATTTGTGCCGATCGCTCATGGCACCGGTTGTGGCATGGCGGCGAGTGGTGAGGGGTATGAGACGTTGTTCCGTACGCTTTCTGGCTATGCTCAGCATCCCAATTTCGCCGCTATTCTGTTGGTTGGCCTTGGCTGTGAAGTGATGCAGATCTCCAATCTGGTGGGCGGTCGGCAGATCCGTGCTGATGGCAATGTGCGTTTCATGACCATCCAGCAGGCCGGTGGCACACGGGCTACCATTGAGGCAGGTTTGGCTGAACTAAATGAGTTGGCGGCTATCGCCAATAAATGTGAACGTAAGCCTGCGAGTGTTTCTCATCTGACTATCGGGATGCAATGTGGCGGCTCGGACGGTTATTCCGGCATCACCGCTAACCCTGCCCTTGGGATTGCTTCGGATCTTCTGGTCCGTCATGGCGGTACCACCATCCTATCCGAGACATCTGAGGTCTATGGAGCCGAGCATCTGCTGACCCGTCGTGCAGCGAGTGTGGAAGTTGGTGAAAAGCTGATTGATCGGATCCATTGGTGGGAAGACTATTGCGCACGCAATGGCGGCGAGATGGATAACAATCCATCGCCAGGAAACAAACGTGGCGGCTTGACCACCATACTGGAAAAATCTCTGGGTGCAGTAGCCAAAGCCGGTAGTGCGCCTTTGACGGAATTCTATAAATTTGCAGAGCCAATCGACACAAATGGATTGGTTTTCATGGACAGTCCTGGTTTTGATCCTTGCTCGGTGACGGGGCAAGTAGCGTCTGGAGCCAATCTGATCGTCTTTACCACTGGGCGCGGCTCAGTCTCTGGTTATAAGCCGACACCTTGCATCAAGCTGGCCACCAATAGCGAGATGTATGTCCGTCTCTCAGAGGATATGGACATCAATTGCGGCGATATCGTCAGCGATGGTGTGTCTCTGGAGGCGAAGGGCGAGGAAATTTTTGAAACATTCATTCGGGTCGCTTCTGGTGAGCAAACCAAAAGTGAAGAGCTTGGCTTTGGAGGAGCCGAGTTTGTGCCCTGGCAAATTGGAGCTGTGATGTAG
- a CDS encoding SDR family oxidoreductase: MDLNGKTILITAAGQGMGRASALACAARGASVIATDINDEALASLKAENASIDVCHLNVCDPQAILELAANVGPVDGLFNCAGFVHNGTLLDISDDDWAFSMNLNVTSMVRMARAFLPGMIERAKETGSSSILNMASMASSIKGFPMRTAYGATKAAVIGLTKGIAADFVKDGIRCNALCPGTVDTPSLRGRIEAAPDPVQAEKDFIARQPMGRLATVDDLTPMILYLLSDDSRFVTGQALLVDGGVTI; the protein is encoded by the coding sequence ATGGATCTGAATGGCAAGACTATTCTGATCACTGCGGCCGGACAGGGCATGGGGCGTGCATCCGCACTTGCGTGTGCAGCGCGCGGGGCCAGCGTCATCGCTACTGACATCAATGATGAAGCGCTTGCGAGTCTGAAGGCTGAGAATGCCTCAATCGATGTGTGCCATCTCAATGTCTGCGATCCACAGGCCATTTTGGAATTGGCTGCAAATGTAGGGCCGGTTGATGGTCTCTTCAACTGCGCCGGTTTTGTTCATAATGGCACCCTCCTCGACATCAGTGACGACGACTGGGCTTTCAGTATGAACCTGAATGTAACGTCCATGGTCCGCATGGCCCGTGCTTTCCTACCAGGTATGATTGAACGGGCCAAGGAAACGGGCAGCAGCTCCATCTTGAATATGGCTTCCATGGCTTCGAGCATAAAAGGCTTTCCAATGCGCACCGCTTATGGTGCGACCAAGGCTGCTGTCATTGGCCTGACCAAAGGCATTGCGGCAGATTTTGTGAAAGATGGCATTCGCTGTAACGCACTATGTCCTGGGACGGTTGATACACCTTCCTTGCGCGGACGTATTGAAGCAGCACCTGATCCTGTGCAGGCGGAGAAAGACTTCATCGCTCGCCAGCCCATGGGGCGCTTGGCAACCGTCGATGATCTGACTCCGATGATCCTGTATTTGCTGTCTGATGACAGCCGGTTCGTGACAGGGCAGGCCTTGCTAGTCGATGGGGGAGTAACGATCTGA